The stretch of DNA ATTTATTTAGAGAACGTTGTAATCATTATTGGGCATTTCCACCAGGGGCAGTAATGCCAGAACCAATTCCCAATAAAGTATTAAGATTAATTAAGGCAGAAAAAGGACTAAGTTCAGACGAACAAATCTGGCTAACCACCGCAATAGTTGTTAGTGCGATCGCATTAATTTCCACTTATTTATTCATGTCTCCGATGCCGATTGTCTTAGCTTTTGCCTTTGATGCGATTACTGTTGGTCAATTAGAAGTAGAAGGAATCTAAACTTCAATCAACAGTCAACAGTTGGTCGATGAATTGATAAATGATGACCAATAACTGATAATTATTCATTGATAACTGGCAAATCAGAACTGTTAACTAATGAAGCTGCCTGCTAATAGTCGTTTACAATTCACCACTGGTCTCAACATTTGTCGTGTTTTAAATGGAATGTGGCAAATGTCTGGCTATCACGGACGAATCAATCCCCCCCAAGCAATACAAAGTATGTTTCAGTATTACGATGCTGGTTATACTACATGGGATCTAGCTGATCATTATGGGCCAGCAGAAGATTTTATTGGTGAATTTCGTCGTCAATTAAAAAATTCTCGCGGACAAGAAGCCTTATCAAATCTCCAGGCTTTTACCAAATGGGTACCTAAACCAATTCCCATGACTAAACAGTTGGTAGCAGATAATATTAATATTTCTCTCAAAAGAATGGATGTTGAGAGTTTGGACTTGCTACAGTTTCATTGGTGGGAATATCGCGATGATAGTTATTTGGATGCGCTGCAATATTTAGCCCAATTACAACAAGAAGGCAAAATTAAACATCTAGCTTTAACTAATTTTGATACCAAACATTTAAAAATCATTACTGAAGCTGGAATAAAAATAGTTTCTAATCAAGTTCAGTTTTCAGTCGTAGATCGTCGTCCCCAACTGGCAATGATTGAATTTTGTCAGCAACATAATATTCAACTACTTGCTTATGGAACTTTATGCGGAGGTTTGATCAGCGAAAAATATCTAGGCCCAAGAGAACCGCAAATTTTTCAACTTAATACGGCGAGTCTGAAAAAGTATAAAAATATTATCAATGCGTGGGGAAGTTGGAATTTATTTCAAGAATTATTAACTAATCTCAAAAAAATTGCCGATAAACATCAAGTTAGTCTTGCTAATGTCGCTGTACGTTATATTTTAGAACAACCTACTGTAGCAGGAACTATTGTTGGGGCAAGACTGAGTATTTCTGAACATCTAGAAGATAACGCTAGAGTATTTGATTTCAATCTTGATCAAGATGATTATCAAAAAATCGATGCAGTTTCCCAGAAATCTAGAAATTTATATCAATTAATTGGTGATTGTGGTGATGAATATCGCAGATGAATATAGCAATTCTCATAGCTATAAAATACAGTTGATTCTTTGATTTTTGTTGAATGTTAATTGTTAATGGTTAATTGTTGATTATTCATCCCTCATAATTAGTAATTAGTAACTGTCTCACAACTTACGATAGGAATACTATAGATGATTAGATTTGGTAATAATCCAGAAAATATAGCCGAAGATATATGGAGAGGGCAATTAGATGCCTTTGTGCAAACTAACCAACAAAAACTAGCTGCTTTAGCTTGGGGATTACAGCAAGAATGGAACAATTCGGATCAAACTTTAGGTATTGATCTTAAACCCACTCCTCATTTTGTTGCTTGTTCTAGATCAGCAATTGAACAACTAAATCAAAATACGAATGGACATCTTCAAGAAATTTTAGGATTAATTGATGGTTACAAACCAGAAGAAGAAGTTTTAATTATTGTTATCGGTGATGGACAAATCAAATTAATTCATTTTCAACCTCAACCATCTCCACCTGTTTGCTTTGCTAATTCATCAGAAAATCTTGATACTTTAATTGAAGATTTGTCAGCAACTTTAGCGCAAAAAATATCTTTAACTTAAATAATCATATTTTAGCTCATCGCAAATATAGCGCGATCGCGGCCTTGTACTTTAGCTTCGTATAATGCTTTGTCAGCAAAAGCAATTAACAATTCTGGTGAACCTTCCGGAGTAGGAGTCATCGTAAAAACGCCCAAGCTCATTGTTACATATTCACAGACTGCTGATTTATGGTGAGCAATTTTGAGATTTTTGACTTTAGCACGAATTTTATCAGCAATTTCCAGTGCTTTGTCTGCATTAATATTAGGTAGAATAATGGCAAATTCTTCTCCACCGTAACGAGCAACCAAATTATGATCATCTTCCATTGCAGCTTCGATTGCCAAAGCTACCTGCTGTAAACAATGATCACCAATCGGATGACCGTAAGTATCGTTATAAAGTTTGAAATAATCGACATCACACAAAATCAAAGATAAAGGAGAATGGTCTTTTCTCAGAGTTTGCCATTGCTGTAATAAATATTCATCAAAACGACGACGATTAGCTACTTGAGTTAAACTATCCAAAACTGTTAGCCTTTCTAATTCTTGATTAGCTTGATGAAGAGCAGTTTCGGCTTTTTTGCGATCGCAAATTTCTTTGTGTAGCTGTAGTTCAACTAAATCTGCGTGTTCAGTAGCTGTTTCCAGCATAATTTCTAAATCAGCTTTTTCTTGTCTTAATTCTTCTAGTTCTTGTCGCAAAAATTCTATTTGCAAATGCATTTGCTCTTTAGCAATTTGTTCTTCCAAACTATTATTGCAACTGTCGGATTCATCACAATTTCCTGTAGCTAATTCAGTAGTAATTAAAGTTTCAATAGCTTTGCTATCTAAAGGTTTAGAAAAAAAGTATCCTTGACCATATTGACATTTGAGAACTTTAAGTTGAGCTAGTTGATTAATCGTTTCGATTCCCTCTGAAATTACATCCATTCCTAAATTACTAGCTAAAGTAACAATTGCTCGAATAATTCCTAGTTTTTCACTACTTGCTTCCATAGAATTAACAAACGAGCGGTCAATTTTTAAGGTAGTAAAAGGAAACATATGTAAATAACTTAAGGAAGAGTAACCAGTCCCAAAGTCATCCAAAGAAAACTCAACTCCTAACGTTTTCAGTTCTTGAAGTATGGTAATAGTAGATTGAGGATCTTCAATTAAACAACTCTCTGTAATTTCTAGCTTTAAATTATTAGGAGTAATTTCTGTCTCTTGTAATATTCTTTTTACCTGTCCAACAAAATTATCGTGTGCCAACTGTTTTCCTGAGATATTAACACTCATTTTCCAATTAGCAAGTTCGGGAAACTTTAACTGCCAGGCACGCATTTGTAGACAAGCTTCTTTGAGTACCCATAAACCTAAAAAGATAATTAATCCCATTTCTTCGGCTAAAGGAATAAATTCTTGCGGAGAAATTAACCCTCGGACTGGATGTCGCCAACGTACCAAAGCTTCAAAACCATTAATTCGTTTAGTAGTTAAAGAAACAATTGGTTGATAATGTAGTTCAAATTCTTGACGAGCGAGCGCTAATCGCAAATCATTTTTTAATTGCAGTAAACTGATGGCATGAATATGCATCGTTCGATTAAATATTTGATAATAACTATGAGGATTTTTCTTCACATGAGTTACAGCTAATTCCGCATCTCTGAGGAGTTCTTCTGGCTCTGTATAATCTTCGGTACTTAATGCAATACCAATGCTAGTATCAACAAATATTTCATAACCATTCAATTTAAAAGGTGTCAAGAGTTCTTGATAGATTCTTTCGGCAATATCAATCACATAATTAAAGTTATGAAGATCTTCTAATAAAATGACAAATTCATCACCACCTAAACGAGCAATTATATCTTCTTCTCGTAAACAATTTTTCAATTTTTGAGAGATGGCGATTAATAGTTCATCTCCTAATTTTCTACCTAAACTGCTGTTAATTGCTTTAAAACGATTTATATCTATAAATAAAACGGCAAATACATATTCTTTTTTTTCTTGGGCTAAATTAATTGCTTGTCGAATATATTTAAATAATAAATTATAGTTTGGTAATCCTGTTAAATCATCATAAAAAGCACTATCTAGTAGTTTGTTTGATGCTTTTTTAAATAATTTTTCGGCTGCTTTGTTAAAAAATAAACAGTTTTCATATTGATCTAAAATAATTACGGCATCATCAATAGTTTTTAGTTTAGAAATTAACCCTGAATTGATTTCAGACTTTTGTAAGTGATTTTGATACATGAATTTATCCTAAAATTTGTTAGAAAAAAAATTATTAATAAATCATGTTCAACTTTTTTTAAACTTGTTTGATTTTGCAATAAATATATGACTTAAACTTTTAATATTTTGTTATATATAAAAATTAAATTCAATTAATTTTATTTTTTTGCTTACAAAATCTATCTAAAAATAAGTTGTACCAAGTATTTTATATATCTAAACTGACAAAAAAATAGGCTTAATAACCACTGGAAAACTACTGATTCTTGGTAAGAATACTGTAAAGTTATCAATAATTTTTGAGAAACACAAAAGTGACTTCTTTAAAGCTAATCTAAAGAAAGCTGATTAAGTATCCAAATCAATGCCAATCTTCCTACAATCTCTGCCTTCAAAACAACTTGAGAAAAATACGGAGTCTACTCAAGCATTACCTAATTAATCTATTTCTAAATTCTGTCAAAGTCTTCTTGAGATATTTTACCAAGCGCAATCTCGCCGAGGAGCGAGGCGCATCCGCGGTCGCCTTTAGTTCAGTCATCGCTTATGAGCGGTCACTAGAGAAAATAAAGTAATCCCAAAAAATTTCTGGCTTGGTGATATCGTAATTGATATTCAAGACCTTAATTAAGTTTTTTTAATTATCAATGACTTTTTATCATCAGGATGAGCAGTTAAATCAACTAGGTAATCAGATTCTCAATTTGATTTGGCAAGAGTTTCCCAAATTCAATCAAACTAAGATTGCCTTAACTTGGATTGTTTACGATCCGCCAATAATTGTAAATACTGGTGGTGCTTTATCTCCTGAAGAATTTTGGCAATATCCCCTGCGTGGGTTTAGCTATCGTGGTAAAGAAAGAATTTATCCTGCTAGTTTGGTCAAATTATTTTATTTGGTAGCAATTGAAGAATGGCTCAATAATGGCATGATTGCTAGTTCACCAGAGACGGAAAGAGCAATTCAGGATATGATTGTTCTTTCTAGTAATGATGCTACCAGTTTAATTGTAGATTTATTAACTGGGACAACTAGTGGTCCAGAATTATCCGCCGGACCGTTTGCGACTTGGAAACATCAACGTAACATTGTCAATCGCTATTTTCAGTCTCTTGGTTGGCGAGAATTAGAAAATATTAATGTTAATCAAAAAACTTGGACTGATGGTGCTTATGGTCGAGAAAGAGCGTTTTTAGGAGAATTAAGAGAAAATCGCAATATGTTAACGAGTGACGCGATCGCCAGATTGCTGCATAGTATTGTTGGTGGGGTAGCAGTTTCTAGTCAGCGATCGCAAAAAATGATGTCTCTGCTTAAACGTAGTCTCAATCCAGATGAATTTGTGATTAGTGATGGAGAAAACCAAATAACTGGCTTTTTGGGCGAAAGCTTACCAAATCATGCTCAATTATGGTCAAAAGCAGGTTGGACTAGTCAAGTTCGTCACGATGCTGCTTATATTGAAATTCCTGAATTCCAACCTTATTTACTGATTGTGTTGAGCGAAAGCCAAAACAAAGCGATTTTACCGTTTATCTCTCATGCCGTAGTTGAAGCAATGAAACAAATATCAGTTTAGTTGTCGGCTTAATTAAAGGTTGGCGATAATTTTACTATGAATTGATGAGCGATTAAATTGGGAGCATTGCAGTAGCAAATTTGTGAAGCAGTATCATTCTGAGTTTAATTGTTTTTCATAAGGTTTAACTCTCTTTCTAGTAGATCAATGTTCGTCTATCGTAGTGATCAGTTTGAGCGACAACTAAGTAGATATCACAGCTTGTCATTACAAGTTGACCGTCTTTGTCAAGAATTGGAACAAATGAGCCTCAATGACGCACAAACTAGATTTGAGCGCATTTATCCCTATCTCAAACGCAAAGAAGGTAATTTTCGCTTGATTGCACGGATTTATTCTTTAGAAACTGAAAGAGTACTAGCATGGTTGACAGTATTTTCAAGAGGTTCTAGAGATTATCACTTTTTCTTACGAGAAAGAGAAAATTATGGCGATGGTTCTTTAGAAGGGGGAGTAGAACAATCAATTAGACAATGGCTGAAAGTAGAAAAGGCAAAAGCAAAACCAATTATCACTACCTCTCCTCATCTGCCTGAAAATTTATTAACTTGGTTTAAACCACCTCGTTGGGATTTGGATACCGATAGCAGTGTTATTTACGAAAGTGAAATTTGGCTTGATCAATTGAGTCAAACAGAAATCTTTGCTCACAGTTCTATTTATTATCAAATCATTGAAAAAATTGTTGAGAATTTTGCGACAATTGGCGAATCAACTCAATGGCAACATCTCAAACTTTATGGTCAAGAAGATAAATATGTTTTATTTAGTCCTTTAACCTTTGTTGATTACCTTTCCCAACAAATTATTTTTTTAATTGCACCTTTTAATCATCATCCTTTTGATCGAGAATTAGCTGAGATTGTTGATTCTTTGAGTATTAGAGGTAATGGGAGAAATTGGTTGCAAAATACGAACAATCTTTCTCTAGAAACTTTAACTAATCTTGCTAAACGTACTTATCCTAGTTATCTGCTAGCTGTGCCAGAAATGTGGTTAGCTATTCAACAAGGTAATGGAGTTAACTTAGCTCTTTCTGCAGAAGAAAAAGCCATTCTTCATTCAGTTTCCACTACCAAAACTTTACCTCTATTTTTAAATGGTAGAGCGGGAAGTGGTAAATCAACCATGCTATTTTACCTATTTGCTGAATACTGCGATCGCCATATTAAAGAATGTTATAAAAGCAAACAAAACCTTTATAAAAAACCTCACCCTTTATTTCTTACTTATAATCGTGGAGTTGCCGAATTAGCTAGAAGTAAAGTTTTTTCTTTATTAGAGTCTAATTATCGTTTTTTAGCAGACCGAAACGAGTTCAAACCAATTCCCAGTATTACTCCTTTTTTTAAAACTTTTCGTTCTTTTTTACTTAATTTATTACCAACCGAAACTAAAATTTTCTTTCGAGAAGATAATTATATTTCTTTTCATCGTTTTCGTCAGTTGTGTCGTCGGAGTTGGCGTAATTATTCTCCAGAAAAATGCTGGTTAGCTATTCGTACTTTTATCAAAGGTTATTACTTAGACGAACGCGATCAATATTTTACTGATGAAGATTATCAAGAAATTCCTAAAAAAGAAAAAAGTCTTTCTGTCGAAGAATTTCAACAAATTTATCGTCATGTTTGGCGATGGTATCAAAACTATACTAAAGAAAATCAACTTTGGGACGATCAAGATTTAATTCGTCAAGTGTTACACCTCAAATGTTATCGTCCTGAATATACAGCTATTTTTTGTGATGAAGCTCAAGATTTTACTCGATTAGAATTAAAATTAATCATGGGCATCTCAGTTTTTTCTCGCTACGATCTAGAACAAGAACAGTTTATTGATAGTTTTCCTTTTGCTTTTGCTGGAGATCCGCTTCAAACTCTTAATCCTACTGGTTTTCGTTGGGAAAGTTTACAAGCAGCTTTTTATAATGAAATTCTCTCTATTTTAACGCCTACTAAAAAACTTCCTCTTGATAAACATTTTACTGAATTGAAATGTAATTATCGTTCTGTAGCTTCAATTGTTGGTTTAAGTAATTTAATTCAATTATGGCGAAAATTTTTATTTAATTATAGTGAAATCAAACCTCAACAAGCGAGAAAATTTAGTCAGTTTGTTCCGCAGAAATTTATTATTGGTCAAAATATTTCAAGCACAGCTATTCAAACTTTATTAAAAGATACTTTGATTCTGATTCCTTGGGATGAAGGTGGAGAAAAAGATTTTGTTTTACAAGATGAAATTTTAGGCAAATTTTTAACAGAAGAAAATCAAGCAGAAATTCCTTGGAATATTTTAAGTACTACTGCTGCTAAAGGATTAGAATTTAAACAAGTTATTCTCTACAAATTTGGTGAATGTTGCCCAAGAGGACTTTTACAACTTAAAACTGAACCAAAAGAAGAGGAAAAGTATTTTTTAAATAAACTATATGTTGCTATTTCACGTGCTACCGAACGTTTATTTATTATTGATTCTCCTAGAGGTGAAGAAAAACTTTGGCAATATGCAAGCGATCGCAATTTTTTAGAAGAATTTTTAAACTTAATTGAGCATTCAGAAACAAAAATTGATTGGCAACAACAAATTCAATTAGTTGAGATAGGAATTAATCCACAAATTATTGCCTCAGATGATTTAGAATCTCTAGCTCAAACTTTTAAACAAGATGGTTTGAATACTGAAAATCCTGAGTCTTTAAAACGCGCTTATCAAGCTTATCAACAACTTGGTAATCAACATCAAGCTATCTTTTGTTTGGCATGGTTTCTAAAATTTACCAGCAGCTTTGTTAAAGCAGGAAAACATTTTTTGACTTTAAAAGATGTATCGGAAGCTTGTGATTGCTTTTGGCGAGGAATGGCTTGGCAAGAGTTATTAAATTTATTATCATCTCAAGAGAATCAAGCTCAAAGTTTTTCTCAATATCAAAGTTTAATTCCTTTAATTAAGTTTTTAGCTGAGAATAATCTTTCAGTTCAAACTAATTCTGAAATAATTAAATTAGAAACGCTTTTAAATTTTACTGAGTTTTTAGCAAGAGAATTACAACAATCTAAACTTCCTGAGTATTTGTATACAACTCAAGGACAGATTGCTTTAAAGAAATACCCAAAAATTATTCATAAATTACTTGAACAAAACTATCCTCTTTCTTTATTACAATGGCAACAAATAGGATTAGTCTTAGCTAGTTACGGGGAATTTACTAATCGAGAAATCGAGAAAAATGCAGCCGAATGTTTTTATCACGGAAAAAATTATGCTCTAGCTCTAAAATTTTGGGAAAAAGTTGTTAATGAGCCAGAAAAATCTTGTGAAACTAAATATTATTTCGCTAAAGCTAGAGTTACTGGACTTCCTGATGGAATTGAATATTTAGCCAAAGCTCAGGCACATCAAACAATTATTTATTTATGGGTTAAATCTGGAAAACCTCAAGCAGAATTATGGTTAAAATATCTTGCTCCTGCTTTAGAAGCTCTTCAATATTGGAATCAAGCATTAATAGTTTATTGTTGGCTAGATAATATTAAAAAAGTTCAAACTTGTTGGCAATTAATTAGTAAAGATACTAAATCTATAAGCTTATTTAAAAAGTTACTTAAATATTATATTTCTCATCAATATTGGCAAGAAGCGATCGCAACTAT from Stanieria cyanosphaera PCC 7437 encodes:
- a CDS encoding slr1957 family protein → MKHFHDEWIQEWCDQNGWTDLFRERCNHYWAFPPGAVMPEPIPNKVLRLIKAEKGLSSDEQIWLTTAIVVSAIALISTYLFMSPMPIVLAFAFDAITVGQLEVEGI
- a CDS encoding aldo/keto reductase; translation: MKLPANSRLQFTTGLNICRVLNGMWQMSGYHGRINPPQAIQSMFQYYDAGYTTWDLADHYGPAEDFIGEFRRQLKNSRGQEALSNLQAFTKWVPKPIPMTKQLVADNINISLKRMDVESLDLLQFHWWEYRDDSYLDALQYLAQLQQEGKIKHLALTNFDTKHLKIITEAGIKIVSNQVQFSVVDRRPQLAMIEFCQQHNIQLLAYGTLCGGLISEKYLGPREPQIFQLNTASLKKYKNIINAWGSWNLFQELLTNLKKIADKHQVSLANVAVRYILEQPTVAGTIVGARLSISEHLEDNARVFDFNLDQDDYQKIDAVSQKSRNLYQLIGDCGDEYRR
- the ccmS gene encoding beta-carboxysome assembly chaperone CcmS, with protein sequence MIRFGNNPENIAEDIWRGQLDAFVQTNQQKLAALAWGLQQEWNNSDQTLGIDLKPTPHFVACSRSAIEQLNQNTNGHLQEILGLIDGYKPEEEVLIIVIGDGQIKLIHFQPQPSPPVCFANSSENLDTLIEDLSATLAQKISLT
- a CDS encoding diguanylate cyclase domain-containing protein, with amino-acid sequence MYQNHLQKSEINSGLISKLKTIDDAVIILDQYENCLFFNKAAEKLFKKASNKLLDSAFYDDLTGLPNYNLLFKYIRQAINLAQEKKEYVFAVLFIDINRFKAINSSLGRKLGDELLIAISQKLKNCLREEDIIARLGGDEFVILLEDLHNFNYVIDIAERIYQELLTPFKLNGYEIFVDTSIGIALSTEDYTEPEELLRDAELAVTHVKKNPHSYYQIFNRTMHIHAISLLQLKNDLRLALARQEFELHYQPIVSLTTKRINGFEALVRWRHPVRGLISPQEFIPLAEEMGLIIFLGLWVLKEACLQMRAWQLKFPELANWKMSVNISGKQLAHDNFVGQVKRILQETEITPNNLKLEITESCLIEDPQSTITILQELKTLGVEFSLDDFGTGYSSLSYLHMFPFTTLKIDRSFVNSMEASSEKLGIIRAIVTLASNLGMDVISEGIETINQLAQLKVLKCQYGQGYFFSKPLDSKAIETLITTELATGNCDESDSCNNSLEEQIAKEQMHLQIEFLRQELEELRQEKADLEIMLETATEHADLVELQLHKEICDRKKAETALHQANQELERLTVLDSLTQVANRRRFDEYLLQQWQTLRKDHSPLSLILCDVDYFKLYNDTYGHPIGDHCLQQVALAIEAAMEDDHNLVARYGGEEFAIILPNINADKALEIADKIRAKVKNLKIAHHKSAVCEYVTMSLGVFTMTPTPEGSPELLIAFADKALYEAKVQGRDRAIFAMS
- a CDS encoding serine hydrolase; this encodes MTFYHQDEQLNQLGNQILNLIWQEFPKFNQTKIALTWIVYDPPIIVNTGGALSPEEFWQYPLRGFSYRGKERIYPASLVKLFYLVAIEEWLNNGMIASSPETERAIQDMIVLSSNDATSLIVDLLTGTTSGPELSAGPFATWKHQRNIVNRYFQSLGWRELENINVNQKTWTDGAYGRERAFLGELRENRNMLTSDAIARLLHSIVGGVAVSSQRSQKMMSLLKRSLNPDEFVISDGENQITGFLGESLPNHAQLWSKAGWTSQVRHDAAYIEIPEFQPYLLIVLSESQNKAILPFISHAVVEAMKQISV
- a CDS encoding 3'-5' exonuclease, which translates into the protein MSLQVDRLCQELEQMSLNDAQTRFERIYPYLKRKEGNFRLIARIYSLETERVLAWLTVFSRGSRDYHFFLRERENYGDGSLEGGVEQSIRQWLKVEKAKAKPIITTSPHLPENLLTWFKPPRWDLDTDSSVIYESEIWLDQLSQTEIFAHSSIYYQIIEKIVENFATIGESTQWQHLKLYGQEDKYVLFSPLTFVDYLSQQIIFLIAPFNHHPFDRELAEIVDSLSIRGNGRNWLQNTNNLSLETLTNLAKRTYPSYLLAVPEMWLAIQQGNGVNLALSAEEKAILHSVSTTKTLPLFLNGRAGSGKSTMLFYLFAEYCDRHIKECYKSKQNLYKKPHPLFLTYNRGVAELARSKVFSLLESNYRFLADRNEFKPIPSITPFFKTFRSFLLNLLPTETKIFFREDNYISFHRFRQLCRRSWRNYSPEKCWLAIRTFIKGYYLDERDQYFTDEDYQEIPKKEKSLSVEEFQQIYRHVWRWYQNYTKENQLWDDQDLIRQVLHLKCYRPEYTAIFCDEAQDFTRLELKLIMGISVFSRYDLEQEQFIDSFPFAFAGDPLQTLNPTGFRWESLQAAFYNEILSILTPTKKLPLDKHFTELKCNYRSVASIVGLSNLIQLWRKFLFNYSEIKPQQARKFSQFVPQKFIIGQNISSTAIQTLLKDTLILIPWDEGGEKDFVLQDEILGKFLTEENQAEIPWNILSTTAAKGLEFKQVILYKFGECCPRGLLQLKTEPKEEEKYFLNKLYVAISRATERLFIIDSPRGEEKLWQYASDRNFLEEFLNLIEHSETKIDWQQQIQLVEIGINPQIIASDDLESLAQTFKQDGLNTENPESLKRAYQAYQQLGNQHQAIFCLAWFLKFTSSFVKAGKHFLTLKDVSEACDCFWRGMAWQELLNLLSSQENQAQSFSQYQSLIPLIKFLAENNLSVQTNSEIIKLETLLNFTEFLARELQQSKLPEYLYTTQGQIALKKYPKIIHKLLEQNYPLSLLQWQQIGLVLASYGEFTNREIEKNAAECFYHGKNYALALKFWEKVVNEPEKSCETKYYFAKARVTGLPDGIEYLAKAQAHQTIIYLWVKSGKPQAELWLKYLAPALEALQYWNQALIVYCWLDNIKKVQTCWQLISKDTKSISLFKKLLKYYISHQYWQEAIATMSSDLNPEIAQTPLKYYFIYLLSKSQLTPNQLNQNQKNLYLDFIQQNIINNSDWQKYLLSEQIKTTLTKIGYLHSN